The following are encoded in a window of Torulaspora globosa chromosome 4, complete sequence genomic DNA:
- the GUA1 gene encoding GMP synthase (glutamine-hydrolyzing) (ancestral locus Anc_8.733), whose product MSEQVSNMFDTILVLDFGSQYSHLITRRLREFNVYAEMLPCTQKISELGWKPTGVILSGGPYSVYEEGAPHVDKAIFDLNVPILGICYGLQELAWIDGKHVGRGEKREYGPSTLNVLDKESPLFKGIDQSTVWMSHGDKLHGLPKDYVTVATSDNSPYCGIAHKSLPVYGIQFHPEVTHSTQGKTLLKNFAIDICGAKQNWTMENFVDTEIQRIRKLVGPTAEVIGAVSGGVDSTVASKLMTEAIGDRFHAILVDNGVLRLNEAENVKKTLVDGLGINLTVVDASDEFLDKLKGVTDPEKKRKIIGNTFIHVFEREAAKIKPKDGKEIEFLLQGTLYPDVIESISFKGPSQTIKTHHNVGGLLDDMKLKLIEPLRELFKDEVRHLGELLGIPHDLVWRHPFPGPGIAIRVLGEVTREQVEIARKADHIYITEIRKAGLYNKISQAFAALLPVKSVGVMGDQRTYEQVIALRAIETTDFMTADWYPFEHDFLKRVALRIVNEVDGVARVTYDITSKPPATVEWE is encoded by the coding sequence ATGTCTGAACAGGTTTCTAACATGTTCGACACCATTTTGGTGTTGGACTTCGGTTCCCAATACTCTCATTTGATTACTAGAAGATTGAGAGAGTTCAATGTCTACGCTGAGATGTTGCCATGTACTCAGAAAATTTCTGAGTTGGGTTGGAAACCAACTGGTGTGATCCTCTCTGGTGGTCCATACTCTGTCTACGAAGAAGGTGCCCCACACGTTGACAAGGCAATTTTTGATTTGAATGTTCCAATCTTGGGTATCTGTTATGGTTTGCAGGAATTGGCTTGGATTGACGGCAAACACGTCGGCCGTGGTGAGAAGAGAGAATATGGtccttcaactttgaaTGTCCTTGACAAGGAAAGCCCATTGTTCAAAGGCATTGACCAATCTACTGTTTGGATGTCCCACGGTGATAAACTTCACGGGTTGCCTAAGGATTATGTGACCGTTGCCACCTCTGACAACTCGCCCTACTGTGGTATTGCTCACAAGAGTTTGCCAGTTTACGGTATTCAGTTCCACCCCGAAGTGACTCATTCGACTCAAGGTAAGACacttttgaagaacttcgcGATAGATATCTGTGGTGCTAAGCAAAACTGGACTATGGAAAATTTTGTTGACACAGAGATCCAGAGAATAAGAAAACTTGTTGGTCCTACTGCCGAAGTCATTGGTGCGGTTTCTGGTGGTGTTGACTCGACTGTTGCTTCTAAATTGATGACCGAGGCCATTGGTGATAGATTCCACGCTATTCTCGTCGATAATGGTGTTCTAAGACTGAACGAGGCTGAAAACGTCAAGAAGACTTTGGTTGATGGTTTGGGAATCAATCTGACCGTTGTCGATGCTTCCGATGAGTTCTTGGACAAATTGAAAGGTGTCACTGACCcggagaagaagagaaagatcaTTGGTAATACTTTCATCCACGTCTTCGAGAGAGAAGCCGCCAAAATCAAGCCAAAGGATGGCAAAGAGATTGAATTTCTCCTACAAGGGACTCTCTATCCAGATGTCATCGAGtccatctctttcaaggGCCCTTCTCAAACTATCAAGACTCACCATAACGTTGGTGGTTTACTAGATGAtatgaaattgaagttgaTCGAGCCTTTGAGAGAGTTGTTCAAGGACGAAGTTAGACATCTAGGTGAACTATTGGGTATTCCGCATGACCTGGTCTGGAGGCATCCATTCCCAGGTCCAGGTATTGCCATCCGTGTCCTCGGAGAGGTCACCAGAGAGCAAGTGGAAATTGCTAGAAAGGCTGATCACATCTACATCACAGAAATCAGAAAGGCCGGCCTATACAACAAAATTTCTCAGGCTTTTGCTGCTCTTTTGCCAGTTAAATCAGTTGGTGTGATGGGTGACCAGAGAACTTATGAACAGGTCATTGCCTTGAGAGCCATCGAGACTACCGATTTCATGACGGCAGATTGGTACCCTTTCGAACAcgacttcttgaagagagTCGCTTTGAGAATTGTCAACGAAGTCGATGGTGTCGCTAGGGTTACTTACGACATCACTTCCAAGCCCCCAGCTACAGTTGAATGGGAATAA
- the ESC1 gene encoding Esc1p (ancestral locus Anc_8.736): MTKRPDKVKKDSRLNLATPRRNWKRFDSVVQHRFKGRAVNISRDQARGTVRSRNYNSISRSGTGLDGKDSEALRWIESMIKRGRSILSSLTEEERAFQVEIEEARRRNSVHERLVENILTRGDEDTSRNGYGTDTSFKNINNALYNSFVDSEDVNLDYSREGDIARKAVGSPDAPAMPVDPSRLQSELFGEASDYDEQEQSATDANASSNYSPQESANDVVEVLSSTSEESELDQADIEENYKSEEGWDEDASDRIDEPGENLSDEEQDSITQLSNLEKAGHESQRDDEAMPFSDEGDREEKLASPLNREEENEQDFEVLSVEENSDNYSSDLDKDGRSSGALPRVEHTNEELSESDLADSNDEASTADVYDANLLRGSSPSSPADNRSQSFSPEVRGESSQGQKSSSIEADDFAELDDIDILGNQESNQHIDVSSAVDNLHDGSDHFMNNEDENQHVLDAFDYRIIAQEARISDALRNVKPSVGLKEDAFSSLDDKTDDNEEDVANETDTVQKDQACKEDPMTAVREADFCNDQVAGSKIVDTKLNSNDHSPSVIEIEIDEEAVERQRDDELDNSEDDRSSVNETTIYHSFNGTPDEAPLSRHPSQNVQQENIRYQIVFAESAYSTTSYEDNSNIVEPLTDYVSPLAENPFSMKQDEDAYKILEKTLASLSKKTEDQNGDDPSRYLGTSDRKTPVLDTVILSARSEENVGVDQKTVQSDIFSNNSDHLNRSNEEEVSDYVTAVLEASRKIESSSECETSAVAVEEIKSDIVMTSLPAIQTRPLIEVAESMPETLAQQAFDGEVRTAMTIVPESVGDTDSSEDSLSSVVQTRPIIEIPFFDRNEANSLSGINFAEQLPSVRTSPPGTQEDDSKPSESVSAAFIPCETEIPDDQEGTVESEASPPAASAMDSDQNPHEAPIKPDCTGKLPVQLAALSLPRRLLSSPLRAISSLVSGIKEVGNVASDFVKTLDVLDREDSESEPDCGVDSARSFDDDQKYTGMSENKTVPDLTEKKLQRSESLQYPESHEANKTSNVDDSASDEKDIYFACSTEKENATGEETVIHNVIDDVESLQVTEHNYEDKDSMGENQRPADPREGIQFRGPCTAIERSVTIEKTDNEQNEQEREEDDRGHIDLTEKEDIRNPEEPTSPSNHDADESVGPSPATAHETISHIRTLQQLADNVKHVFSTQQDKTEDSDLQSGETTTVDKVVNVEVDREIEIYLEKPSQDQGSLEFNVIPHNDTYPAESTMIGSTFASLQKDCQLTGPNRQEIEQDQAPPRLLHDHSTDKLPSYLPSDPPSESEIENAVEPAELMEDATSAKQSNDQPRSRSASIESDNSADCYIADQSAGEDVKSIPVESADGCSDVRVPVLLEATPPLGLEDTQNKEEETGSSVGESANAEPGEKMQSSTAKQTILAAKRKRPHDDAIDIGRHRKKNKRQLKSKRKSKKKGRIPSRKR; this comes from the coding sequence ATGACCAAGAGACCTGacaaggtcaagaaggacAGCCGACTTAATCTGGCAACGCCTAGGAGGAACTGGAAGCGTTTCGACTCAGTTGTTCAACATCGGTTCAAGGGAAGAGCTGTGAATATATCTAGGGACCAGGCAAGAGGGACAGTGAGAAGCAGGAATTACAATTCAATAAGCCGAAGTGGAACTGGTCTCGATGGTAAAGATTCGGAGGCATTAAGGTGGATAGAATCCATGATAAAAAGGGGTCGTTCTATACTGTCGTCACTAacagaagaggaaagagctTTCCAAGTCGAGATAGAGGAAGCAAGAAGACGGAATTCAGTTCATGAAAGATTAGTTGAGAATATTCTTACTAGGGGTGATGAGGACacatcaagaaatggcTACGGGACAGACACTTCTTTTAAGAATATTAATAATGCACTGTACAATAGCTTTGTGGATTCTGAAGATGTCAATTTGGACTACTCCAGAGAGGGGGACATTGCTAGGAAAGCGGTAGGAAGTCCAGATGCTCCGGCAATGCCTGTTGATCCGTCACGCTTGCAATCAGAACTTTTCGGCGAAGCGTCGGATTATGATGAACAGGAGCAGAGCGCTACCGATGCGAATGCTTCGTCGAATTATTCGCCACAAGAGAGTGCAAACGATGTAGTGGAAGTTTTGAGCTCCACAAGCGAGGAAAGTGAGCTTGATCAAGCGGATATAGAGGAGAATTACAAAAGTGAAGAGGGATGGGATGAGGATGCGTCGGACAGAATTGACGAACCGGGAGAGAATTTGAGTGATGAGGAGCAGGATAGTATAACGCAACTTTCTAACCTCGAGAAAGCGGGACATGAATCACAGAGGGACGATGAGGCCATGCCATTTAGCGACGAAGGCGACAGAGAGGAAAAGCTTGCTTCCCCATTGAatagagaagaagaaaatgagcaggattttgaagtttTAAGTGTTGAGGAAAATAGCGATAATTACAGCAGTGACCTGGATAAAGACGGTCGTAGTTCGGGTGCGCTACCGCGCGTTGAGCATACAAATGAAGAATTGAGCGAGTCAGATCTAGCCGATTCGAATGATGAAGCTTCTACAGCTGACGTCTATGACGCGAATCTGCTGAGAGGCTCTTcgccttcttcaccagctGATAATCGATCACAAAGCTTCTCTCCCGAAGTACGCGGAGAGAGCTCCCAAGGTCAGAAATCATCATCGATTGAAGCCGACGATTTCGCTGAGCTGGATGATATAGACATATTGGGTAATCAAGAATCGAATCAGCACATTGATGTATCAAGTGCGGTTGACAATCTCCATGATGGATCCGATCATTTCATGAACAACGAGGATGAAAATCAGCACGTTCTGGACGCTTTTGATTATAGGATAATAGCTCAGGAAGCTAGAATAAGCGACGCACTGCGTAATGTAAAACCATCAGTGGGgctcaaagaagatgcCTTTAGCAGCCTTGATGACAAAACAGATGAcaatgaagaggatgttGCCAATGAAACAGACACTGTGCAGAAAGACCAAGCGTGTAAGGAGGACCCAATGACCGCTGTTAGGGAAGCTGATTTTTGCAATGATCAGGTCGCTGGATCGAAAATTGTTGATACAAAATTGAATTCGAATGATCATTCGCCCAGCGTAATTGAAATCGAAATTGATGAGGAGGCTGTCGAACGGCAAAGGGACGACGAACTCGATAATTCAGAGGATGATCGCTCTTCGGTCAATGAAACAACCATATACCATTCTTTCAATGGCACTCCCGATGAAGCGCCACTATCGCGGCATCCCTCGCAGAACGTTCAACAAGAGAATATCAGATATCAGATTGTTTTCGCAGAATCTGCGTACAGTACGACTTCATATGAAGACAACAGCAACATTGTGGAGCCATTGACGGACTACGTCTCGCCTTTGGCTGAGAATCCTTTTTCAATGAAACAAGACGAAGACGCTTACAAAATACTGGAGAAAACTCTAGCTTCATTAAGCAAGAAAACAGAAGACCAGAATGGCGATGAtccttcaagatatcttgGAACAAGCGATAGGAAAACTCCTGTCCTTGACACAGTAATCCTCAGTGCTAGATCTGAAGAGAATGTTGGCGTCGATCAGAAAACAGTTCAATCTGATATTTTTTCCAACAATTCAGACCATTTAAATCGAtcaaatgaagaagaagtctcAGACTATGTGACAGCTGTACTCGAGGCGTCGAGAAAAATAGAAAGTAGTTCTGAATGTGAAACCTCTGCTGTggctgttgaagaaataaAATCCGATATTGTGATGACATCGCTTCCTGCAATCCAGACTAGACCTTTAATCGAGGTGGCCGAGTCTATGCCGGAAACTTTGGCGCAGCAGGCCTTTGATGGGGAAGTGCGGACTGCCATGACTATTGTTCCAGAGTCCGTCGGAGACACTGATTCCTCTGAAGATAGTCTATCGAGTGTAGTTCAAACGAGACCTATCATCGAGATTCCGTTCTTCGATAGAAATGAGGCCAATAGTCTTAGTGGCATCAATTTCGCTGAGCAGCTTCCTTCTGTGCGCACAAGCCCACCAGGAACGCAAGAAGACGACTCAAAGCCTTCCGAGAGCGTCAGCGCTGCTTTCATTCCCTGTGAGACAGAAATTCCagatgatcaagaaggtACCGTTGAATCCGAGGCTTCTCCACCTGCCGCTTCAGCTATGGACTCCGACCAAAACCCTCATGAAGCTCCTATCAAGCCTGATTGCACCGGCAAACTCCCTGTACAATTAGCTGCCCTATCATTGCCGAGAAGACTTCTATCTTCGCCTCTACGGGCAATATCGTCGCTTGTTAGCGGAATCAAGGAGGTCGGAAATGTTGCAAGCGATTTTGTTAAGACTCTTGACGTACTTGATCGTGAGGATTCCGAAAGCGAACCAGACTGCGGCGTGGACAGCGCAAGGTCTTTTGACGATGACCAGAAATACACTGGAATGAGCGAAAATAAGACTGTCCCTGACCTCActgaaaagaagcttcagAGAAGCGAAAGTTTACAATACCCTGAGAGCCACGAAGCAAATAAGACATCCAATGTCGACGACTCTGCAAGTGATGAAAAAGACATTTACTTTGCTTGTTCTACCGAAAAGGAAAATGCCACAGGTGAAGAGACAGTTATTCATAATGTAATTGATGATGTCGAGAGCCTTCAAGTCACTGAACATAATTATGAAGACAAAGATTCCATGGGAGAAAACCAGCGTCCAGCTGATCCTCGAGAGGGTATCCAGTTTCGTGGGCCATGCACTGCTATTGAGAGATCAGTTACTATCGAAAAAACGGATAATGAGCAAAACGAGCAGGAGCGggaagaagatgatcgCGGACATATTGATTTAactgagaaggaagatatcAGGAATCCCGAGGAACCAACCAGCCCATCAAACCATGACGCCGATGAAAGCGTTGGCCCTTCGCCAGCAACCGCTCATGAAACAATCTCTCATATCCGCACATTGCAGCAGCTGGCCGACAACGTCAAGCATGTGTTTTCGACGCAGCAAGATAAAACTGAAGATAGTGACCTGCAAAGTGGAGAGACCACTACTGTTGACAAGGTAGTCAATGTCGAGGTTGATCGAGAGATCGAAATATATTTAGAAAAGCCTTCCCAGGACCAAGGTTCCTTGGAATTCAATGTTATCCCACATAATGACACATACCCAGCTGAGTCCACGATGATAGGTAGTACCTTCGCGTCTTTGCAAAAAGACTGTCAGTTGACAGGCCCAAATCGCCAAGAAATAGAACAGGATCAGGCGCCACCTCGTTTGCTGCATGATCATTCCACAGATAAACTGCCCTCTTACCTTCCTTCTGACCCGCCATCTGAATCGGAAATTGAGAATGCTGTCGAACCAGCTGAATTGATGGAAGATGCTACAAGTGCTAAGCAAAGTAATGACCAGCCGCGGAGCAGGTCGGCATCCATTGAGAGTGACAATTCGGCCGACTGCTATATCGCTGACCAATCTGCGGGCGAGGACGTAAAAAGTATACCAGTTGAAAGTGCTGACGGCTGCTCTGATGTACGGGTACCTGTTCTTTTAGAAGCAACGCCACCTCTGGGGCTTGAAGATACTCAAAACAAGGAGGAGGAAACCGGAAGTTCAGTTGGCGAGTCAGCAAACGCAGAGCCAGGCGAGAAGATGCAAAGTTCAACCGCGAAGCAAACAATCCTCGCAGCTAAGCGCAAAAGGCCTCATGACGATGCCATCGATATTGGTCGTCATCGTAAAAAGAATAAGCGGCAGCTCAAAAGCAAGCGCAAGAGTAAGAAGAAGGGACGAATCCCATCTAGGAAACGCTGA
- the HEM4 gene encoding uroporphyrinogen-III synthase HEM4 (ancestral locus Anc_8.734) → MRQMRVLLLKNKTAQLDNYEVAFKSNGYETFFVPLIAHTHVPEELLGLINDKDYVESLKNIVVSSQRTVECLSESVLPKLNSATAEMLLSKTVYAVGAATEEFLARIGFKNVKGGKNAGTGSILADLITQDLLEQGQEAARDSEILSLVGQIRRDVIPNKLSSKGFKVKEVVTYQTVNLEDNLERFQKVVSPHSWVVLFSPQGTEEILLELKKHPDTKIKIASIGPTTEKYLNENGIQPQVVSPKPDSNSLLNAIKLSEEN, encoded by the coding sequence ATGAGGCAGATGAGAGTGCTcctcttgaagaataaaACAGCTCAGCTCGATAATTACGAAGTTGCATTCAAGTCAAATGGATATGAAACATTCTTCGTTCCTCTGATAGCACATACCCATGTCCCTGAAGAGTTGCTCGGTCTGATCAACGATAAAGACTATGTCGAGAGCCTAAAGAATATTGTTGTGAGCTCACAAAGAACAGTCGAATGTTTGAGTGAATCTGTTTTACCGAAGCTGAACTCAGCAACCGCTGAAATGTTACTGAGCAAGACTGTCTACGCTGTTGGCGCAGCAACTGAGGAGTTCCTTGCGAGGATTGGTTTCAAGAATGTGAAAGGCGGCAAGAACGCCGGAACTGGAAGCATTTTGGCTGATTTGATCACGCAAGACCTTCTAGAGCAGGGTCAAGAGGCGGCGAGAGACTCTGAGATCCTTTCATTGGTTGGCCAAATTCGCAGAGATGTAATTCCTAATAAGCTATCCAGCAAAGGCTTCAAGGTTAAAGAAGTAGTGACATACCAAACTGTGAATCTAGAGGACAATTTAGAGAGATTTCAAAAGGTCGTTTCACCCCACAGTTGGGTCGTTCTCTTCAGTCCCCAAGGTACAGAAGAAATACTATTggagctcaagaagcatCCTGATACTAAGATAAAGATCGCCAGCATTGGACCTACAACGGAAAAATATCTCAATGAGAACGGAATCCAACCGCAAGTGGTCAGTCCGAAGCCTGATTCAAATAGCCTTCTGAATGCAATAAAGTTATCCGAAGAGAACTAA
- the TRS130 gene encoding transport protein particle complex II subunit TRS130 (ancestral locus Anc_8.735) produces MTSSEVNSTGAVYVSYFDPFDIFESIKQPFLELFPLRNVHWKAFNGSLKTVDEIPVNLVTETKTFERENEDIRLFIRLVVVNCISADDYRAKVRPLIKQWLTPNENGDCKKDMARSPLPVILLYANSEVMDFKLFKSTSLIDKVAKDFPDVKALELKSVYKSPKEKEEFWGQMSQHIKSCVLDVFQSRLMYNQDELEKVTDTEYVSQEMLFRENILELYLALNMLEEAKTELEQIKHCLWNKSMKELPNGELEHSFLLSQENNEQFRIGEALAAKQLTKYEAEKYFFVKEFQIFMRDSPNSMNYGGLYKLIRQFLRSASLLFIQEKGFLEFKISFLDCCLLHLRHRPQSPLKEVTAELLLIRRDCWLQGVLGCTNFSLIGKIFPSTDTHYSFDRYQYTYDTEQVFHETYAKYTKEIISLLSQCEEMRQRAVDILSIEIGFLHYQRKEYDKAVALFLSCYEYYMQSRWDLIGIEILKVFIDSLVQCSNLRELEIDDELVPASVVLSNAYLNIVRISKDIAEKGEWWRKFTKLQQANPTDLVYATKDLFQISLEDHVRLAGPNILEIDVIIKSNGIPEDIKVDSIVLVLKSSDDTFMKFQREDMILSRGTTKCLLQTTEIAYGNFKAVSLEISVDSTTFVKEFLDNDASELLIEPIYDPRSIILTVEHAPQLNLGEYALRISCCNSDRLRSSDAVITVQQESLNSIYPVSFTEDGLDNSKHITEVNETCIVPYYLKEPVASFSVTANFSFTKIDCETKFSEIRCFHINCCLPVSVSVEDIFKRDLFIFKFLLNSSTIENPVVLHSTRMLPPSNSKQYEIQGHFQPETSLCLSANINENCLNCYQITTNQSFMPTDCFHLQISYNTLKEQLDNLVTDAVLVQGDVNWYHRFEPWKLVWQSGVLPLLHYDYDAFKESIVIVLIQDSLDLQRLSKFFKKLSIEEVVSQKMTECLLRVIEGVQLSDIDVNAYTENLAPRRLMVPVDLPKFEQFFYVRLNTEENHGLKVGVAIAFSIKIESLNAKWGHEGLAGKFLFEIISSNEWLVHGKKRMLITCEITEIALHLIPLKRGYLNFPRIEIINIETEEPSRIDNANCFDTVLVF; encoded by the coding sequence ATGACCAGCAGTGAAGTCAACTCAACCGGGGCTGTGTACGTCAGCTACTTCGATCCGTTTGACATCTTTGAGTCCATAAAACAGCCGTTTTTGGAGCTATTCCCTCTACGAAACGTTCACTGGAAAGCGTTCAATGGGAGTTTGAAGACGGTTGATGAGATTCCAGTGAATCTCGTTACTGAAACTAAGACGTTTGAGAGAGAGAATGAGGACATAAGGCTGTTTATCAGGCTTGTGGTGGTCAATTGCATCTCCGCAGATGATTACAGGGCTAAAGTTCGTCCTCTAATTAAGCAATGGCTTACGCCTAATGAAAACGGTGATTGTAAAAAGGATATGGCACGGTCGCCATTGCCAGTTATATTGCTCTACGCAAACTCGGAAGTTATGgacttcaagctttttaAATCGACGTCGCTGATCGACAAAGTGGCTAAAGATTTCCCTGACGTCAAGGCACTGGAGCTCAAATCTGTGTATAAATCACCTaaggagaaggaggaatTCTGGGGCCAGATGAGCCAACACATAAAGTCGTGCGTGTTGGatgtctttcaaagtcgaTTAATGTACAACCAAGATGAATTGGAGAAGGTAACAGACACGGAATACGTGTCACAGGAGATGCTCTTCAGAGAGAATATTTTGGAATTATACCTGGCTCTTAACatgcttgaagaagctaaaaCGGAACTGGAACAGATAAAGCATTGCCTATGGAACAAATCAATGAAGGAACTACCGAATGGGGAATTAGAACACTCATTCCTGCTTTCGCAAGAGAATAATGAACAATTCCGAATAGGTGAGGCACTTGCCGCTAAGCAGCTTACGAAGTATGAAGCAGAGAAGTATTTTTTTGTTAAGGAGTTTCAAATATTCATGAGAGACAGTCCAAACTCAATGAATTATGGCGGATTGTATAAACTTATTCGTCAATTTTTACGCTCTGCCAGCTTActtttcatccaagaaAAAGGTTTTCTAGAGTTCAAGATCTCGTTTCTTGATTGTTGCCTTCTCCATCTGCGTCACAGACCTCAATCACCATTAAAAGAAGTGACAGCTGAACTTCTTCTAATAAGACGAGACTGCTGGCTCCAAGGTGTACTTGGTTGCACCAACTTTTCATTAATAGGCAAAATATTTCCATCAACAGACACCCATTACTCTTTCGACAGGTACCAATATACTTATGATACAGAACAAGTGTTTCACGAAACGTACGCAAAATATACAAAGGAAATTATCTCACTGCTTAGCCAATGCGAGGAAATGCGGCAGCGAGCCGTAGATATCCTATCCATTGAAATAGGGTTTCTGCATTATCAGAGAAAGGAATACGACAAGGCTGTAGCgctttttctttcttgctaTGAATATTATATGCAAAGCAGGTGGGATTTGATAGGAATCGAAATCCTGAAGGTATTCATCGACTCTTTGGTTCAATGTTCCAACCTTAGGGAGCTCGAAATCGATGACGAATTGGTGCCAGCATCTGTGGTACTCAGTAATGCATATTTGAATATCGTGAGAATATCTAAGGATATCGCGGAAAAAGGCGAATGGTGGAGAAAATTCACAAAACTACAGCAAGCTAATCCGACAGACCTTGTTTATGCTACGAAGGATCTATTCCaaatctctttggaagaTCACGTTCGGTTGGCAGGACCCAACATCCTCGAAATAGACGTCATAATTAAGAGCAATGGAATTCCAGAAGATATAAAGGTAGACTCGATTGTACTCGTGCTGAAAAGTTCGGACGACACATTCATGAAGTTTCAACGAGAAGACATGATTTTATCAAGAGGCACAACAAAATGTTTGCTTCAGACTACAGAAATTGCTTATGGAAATTTTAAAGCCGTTTCCTTGGAGATAAGCGTCGATAGTACAACTTTCGTTAAGGAATTCCTTGATAATGACGCTTCTGAGCTTTTAATTGAGCCAATATATGATCCAAGAAGCATCATACTGACGGTGGAGCACGCTCCGCAGCTAAATCTAGGCGAATACGCTCTTCGAATTTCATGCTGCAACTCTGATCGACTGCGTTCTTCAGATGCCGTTATTACTGTACAGCAAGAAAGTTTAAATTCCATTTATCCCGTGAGTTTTACCGAAGACGGCCTAGATAACAGCAAGCATATCACTGAAGTGAATGAAACATGCATTGTGCCTTACTACTTGAAAGAACCAGTGGCTTCATTCTCGGTCACAGCAAACTTCTCCTTCACGAAAATTGATTGTGAGACAAAATTCAGTGAAATTAGGTGTTTTCATATCAATTGTTGTCTTCCAGTATCCGTTTCTGTCGAAGACATTTTCAAAAGAGATCTGTTTATATTCAAATTTTTGCTGAACTCCTCTACAATCGAGAATCCCGTTGTGTTGCACAGCACTAGAATGCTTCCGCCATCTAATTCCAAACAATATGAAATACAAGGCCACTTTCAACCTGAAACGTCTTTGTGCCTCTCTGCCAATATTAATGAAAACTGTCTTAACTGCTATCAAATTACTACAAATCAGTCTTTCATGCCCACAGACTGCTTTCATCTGCAAATAAGCTACAACACGTTAAAAGAGCAACTCGACAATCTGGTTACCGATGCTGTTCTGGTGCAAGGTGACGTTAACTGGTATCATAGATTTGAGCCATGGAAACTAGTATGGCAATCTGGGGTTTTACCACTTTTGCATTATGATTACGACGCTTTTAAAGAAAGTATAGTCATTGTTTTGATTCAAGATAGTTTGGATCTTCAGCGGCTcagcaaattcttcaagaaattatccattgaagaagtggttAGCCAAAAAATGACTGAATGCTTGCTTCGAGTCATCGAGGGTGTTCAGTTATCAGACATTGATGTCAATGCATATACAGAGAACCTGGCTCCAAGAAGACTGATGGTTCCTGTGGACCTACCGAAGTTCGAACAGTTTTTTTACGTAAGACTGAATACTGAAGAAAACCATGGGCTTAAGGTAGGAGTGGCCATCGCGTTTTCTATTAAAATTGAAAGTCTGAACGCTAAATGGGGGCATGAAGGCCTTGCTGGCAAGTTTTTATTTGAGATCATCAGTAGCAATGAATGGCTCGTTCATGGTAAGAAGAGGATGCTCATCACCTGCGAAATAACAGAGATCGCACTTCATCTAATCCCACTGAAGAGAGGTTACCTAAATTTTCCAAGAATTGAGATAATTAACATAGAAACTGAAGAGCCTAGTAGGATAGATAATGCCAATTGTTTTGATACAGTCTTGGTTTTCTAA